Sequence from the Bubalus kerabau isolate K-KA32 ecotype Philippines breed swamp buffalo chromosome 17, PCC_UOA_SB_1v2, whole genome shotgun sequence genome:
TGGATTCGTGACCTCCCTGCTGTCTGGCTGTTTCCGAGGAGAGTTCTGGGCAAGTCTGTTTCTGGAACTTTGGGTCACCAGCGAAGCCCCCTGCTTGACTGTGTATGTGTCAGCCTCTgccccagtcctgtgggcaccCTGCACACGGGTGTGACATGCTGGGAGTCTGGGAGAGTGCGAACACTGGTGTGTGTGAGCACAAATGTGAACGAACTTGCGTGTGTGTGAGTGGGAGCTttgtggtgtgagtgtgtgtgtaaaaaCCCACATGTAGGTGGCTGATCTGTGGCTGTTCCTTGAGCTCCCcagcacacatgtgtgtgtgtttccacatCTCTCTGCATGTTTCCGAATGTACTCGACCCCCAAGGGGGAGGGTGAGCAGGCAGATGCCCCTCCTCCTAGGGAGACAGGTCATCgaaacacagaaagaaaggagGCAGAGGGCTCAGAGCAGGGGCTTGGGGTGGGGAGACAGAAACtgaaaaagatggagagagagcAAAACAGAGTGGGAGGAACAGAGCTAGCGTGGCGCCCGCCTCGTCTGTCTTCTCTGGGGAGGCAGCTCTGGTAAGCCGAGAGCACCAGCTGGCTCAGTCTGCCGGTCAGCAGACTGAGTCTCTTCAGTGACAAATAACAGCCTCTGCCTTTGGTGAGCACGGACGACCTGCCAGGTGCCCTTCTGAGCACGTCCCTCGGGAAACCTCCATGAACCAGCACAGCCATTCCGTCAGGCAGATAACTGCACTCCCCCTCCGGGTATGGACACTGAGGCCCAGCAAGGTGATGCCGCTTGCTCTATGCACCACAGCCACTGTGTTGCAAAGGCAGGATCTGAACCCACATTGGTCAGCACTGCTCTCAATGGGCAAGGCTCTTCACCTCCCAGGCTGTTCATCTCCCAAGGGGCAGATGGAGAAAGTCACCTGTGAGCCGCCAGGTGGATGCAAGAGTCCTTCATCCCTCCCTCGATCCACATCTCTTTCTATTTGAGTTTGCAACTCCCCACACACCCCCTGTAAGGGGTGGactgtatttttcttcctttgaatcTGGGCTGGCTCTTCATATTTCTGGCGGTCAAGAGAAGATAGTGAGATAAAGATGGACCAGATCTGAGCCAGGGCCTCAAGAGACCACGGGCCCCTCTGTTCTCTCTTAGGGTCCAACCAAGCCTGTATTCTAACTGAACAAACCAAAGAGCCTGCTGGTCTATGTCACCACGCAGCCCAGTCACCCCTGTTGTCCCCACTGCCCACCAGCAGAGCCTCCTTGCTGACCCGTGACTGGGCACAGATACACAAGAGAGCCCTGTTGAAGCCACCAGAACTGCCCAGCGGAGCCTAGTACACTAACCCATAGAAAAATGAGCTAAAAATTAATTGGCCTTTTGAATCATGAAGCTTTGGTGGGGTCTGTTATATGGTGAGAGCTGACTGATACACGCGGAGGGCCTGGGGAGAGAGCAGAGGACAGACTATCAATTATTGTTATAATTAGTAGCTCATGAGCTTCACACTATGAGAATTTGAATCCTGGAAGAGACCCACGAACTCAGATTGGTGGCTTTTTAAgactttatcattaaaaaaaaagagagagaagacaacAGAAGAGGGAGGTAGGGGGAGAGGGGAAAGAGGGTGGTGGGCTGGGAGGATGAAGGGAACCTCCCCAAATGTCAAATCCAGGTGACCTTCCTTCCCTGAtggccccagcccacccccaatcccttctCTGTCCTGGGGGTCCCCAGCCAGTATCTTCTGCAGACCCAGGCCTGAGATCTCAGCTTGGGTTTTGGGCAGAGGTGACGGCACAGTGGGGTGCAGGGCCGGGAGGCCTTGTCTTTGTCCGTGAGAGACCCTCGAGTGGGCGCTCAGGCCCCTCATGTCACAGCAGGGTCCCAGGGAGGTAGGCGTTGAGTTGGGGGGGGGGCCGTAGGAGGTGGGCCAGGTGGTAACCGGAAGCAGGTAAGAGCCTGAAGCGGTCACAGTCCAGAGGGTGGGGTCtgtgaggaggagaaggagaagccaagtcaggaggcagggaggggtctGGACCTCGATCAGGCCTTCTGTGCCATCAACCCTAGAGGGAGagggacacagagagagagacagaggcagagaatcGGGTCAGACatggaagagggagagagacagagaggaagaaataaaaagacaggGAGGCAGTCAAGATAAAGAAAGTGATAGAGACAGGCGAGAGGGACGGACAGAGCAGGACAGAGAAGAGACATAAAGATAATCAGAGATGGAGATGTGGaaagagaaagagtgagagaaacagaaagagaaaggaaaaggcaagGGTTGGGGGGAGAGAGAAGAGTGGAGAGAGAAGTCGGAGGAGAAAAGGCAGCTTCCTGGGGCAGCAGGGGGAGATGCTCCCTCCATCACTGCTGTCCCAGAAGTCCCCTGGGACCAGGGCCCGCCTGTCCATGGTTGGTCAGGGCAGAGCTGTGATGCCCATGGACCCGCCAGGCCCTGAACAGACCTGTCCATTTCTCCTCTCAGGCTCAAGCTTCCAGAGTCCTCCATATGTCAGCCCTAGCGGGTCTCCACTCTCATCTCCCAGCCTTTCTACGGGTCCTGAGTTCATTACTTACCCATTGACTTACCAACCTCAGGCCAGCCCAGTCCTTTGTTATGTGGGGTTGTCGGGGAAGAGGGGTGTGGCCCAAAGGACTGTCTCATAGCCTTTGCATATACTGTTCCTTCCTTTCCTGTATCACTCCTCTTATTCTCCTGGTCTCAGCTCCAAAGTCCCCTCCTCCAGTAAGTCCTCCCTGAACCTCCCAGCCTGGGTCCAATGCCTCCTCTGGGCTCTTCCAGTTCCTGGGTTCCCTCCTTCCAGCCCTGCTTACTGTAGGTCATTACCATCTAGGGACAGGCCTGTCTGGACTGTGAGTTGCACATGGGCAGGGCTGAGGTGGCATAgtcactgctgtgtccccagcaccacCCAGCACAGGGCTGGGCACCCTGCTCTGGGTGGGCTCACTATGGGAGTCTGAAGGTCTTACAAAGGGTTGGGAGTAGCATAACCCCCAACCCAATGTCCCTAGACCTAGGACACTCACATTTCTTCTGACTTCAGCCTCTATAGATAATGCCACTCTCCTTCTAAGTTCAAACTCATCCCCATTGATCCTGGAAGACAAAAGTGGGGTATTAGTCGGTGTTCCCCAGACACCTCCATatgctcccctcccccttctttcCTGAAGGGAATCCTCTATCAGGACAAACTGAGTCATCATTTaagagggtggtggtggtttagttgctaaggcgtatctgactcttgcgaccccgtggactgtagcctgccaagcttctctgtctgtgggatttcccaggcaagaatactggagtggttgccatttccttctccaggggatcttcccgacacaggatccaacccgtgtcttctgctttggcaggtggattctttactgctgagccaccagagaaacctgtTTAAGAGGGTGCTGGTCCTTTAAGCAAAAATGGAACTTTCCATTGGATGGGTGAAGTCTGGAagaagcaaactctgggaggaaaACACGGAGCAGGAAACCTGTGTTTGCATCTCCAACTCCCCTCTTATGCAAATGAAGCATTTCAGCACCGTAATCCAAGAAGGAGGGGCATCATCTTGTttgggggcggggcctggtgCCCTGGGTGTGGCTTAGTTAAGGGGGCGGGGCCTTACCTGGAGGCCTGACGGTCACGTGTGACTGGGTTTCGGTGTAGCCAGCCATGGACTGGCCCTCTGGGCTGAAGGCTGCACCCTGCCCTGTTGAGGGATGCAGGCTGAGCCCCAGGATGCCTGCCAGGCTTCGGCACTCCCCTAGAAACATGAGGCCCTCTGTCCCCACCTTCTCCCTGTACCTGTGCGGTTGGATTGATCGATCATTGGTTGCACGATGCGACGCCGGGCGTTAATGAACCTGGGAGGGGGTCATGGAAACGGAGGAGGGTGCAAAGAATGAGTAGAAGAGAGGCCGAAAtgaacacagagagacagagagcgaGGGGGCTGGAGAGGACAGATAACAGGGGCCGCCGGAAGAAGAGAGGCTCTGAGGGGCTGCGGGCCTCCTTCAGCACCGCGGACAGCGCCCGGCCTCCCACCCCGGGCAGGCCCACGGACCGCCCAAGCCTCCTGTGTCACTCACCAGTTGTTGACTTGCAGGATGGTGAGCCCCGTGTCCTGCGCCAGCTGTTTCTTCTGCTCCTCTGAGGGGTACGGGTGCTGTAGCCACCAGCGAGAGTTACCCGGCTTGCCTGGCTGCCCTTTGATCCCCAAGGCCTGGCCTGCCCAGGTTCCCCAGGGGGATTGGCGAGCCCAggcgggggcagggctgggagagcCATCATGTCTAAGCTTCTATGCTCCCCGGAGCCCAAAGGAGGGAGGCAGAGCCAAGCTTTGGGCAATTACCCTTGCATCACCTCCTCCCCACCAACCTCTTCCAGCAATTAGAGGCTAATCGGCCAACTCTCATTAGGGAggtggagctggggtgggggtgagactCCACCACTCCGGGGAAAGGAGGCAAAGCCCAGCACCAGCCCTTGCTGGGTCCATTAGGTCCTTGTGTATGTCTCTCCCTGTCCCAGTCTCTATCCTTCCCTATGTCTGGCTGGCTGACTGGCTCTCCCTCTCTGTGACTCAATCTCTCCTTGTGTCTCTCTTGCTGATTCAGTGCTCCCTAAATCTCCCCATCCCTATCCTCATTTCAGCCTCCCCTTGCCTATCTTCCTGTCTCTATTTTACCATCCCTCTCTGAGAGGCAGAGGGGTGCAGCGATTAAGGCTGAACTGCCGGCATTTAAACCCACTTTGGGCTGTGAGACCTCGatctcctcatctgcaaaatggagctaATAACATCCCTGCCCTCAGAAGGATATGTTTGGCTGGATGGTGGATGATTGACAGGTGGGTGAATGGGAGGGTGGGTTGGAGGGGAGGACTGAAAGAGTCAGGAGTCCTTAGTGGCACCCGGCACACAGGTGGCATCCACAGATGTTTGCTCTTGTCAATTCCCATCTGCTTGAGAGTCTCTCTCAATTTCCCCCCTGCCTCAGCCTCCCATCTCCAGGTCTCAGTCTCTATGCAGTACCATCCtgcaccatctctctctctgcccacccCATGCCCAGGGCCCCAGCACTCTCACCGAGAGGTGCTGGAACAACCAGGCTCTCATGATGTTGGTGGCCACCTTGGGGAAGATCCCTCTTTTCTTGTTCCGCCGCCGCTCCTGGTCCAGCTCCTCGTCCTCTCCcccagagctgggagaggccACGCTAGTGTCCAGTCCATCTCCTGAGTGGGGAGAGGGATGCTGTGCTTGTGGACAGGCAAGTTGGGGGGGGCCAGAGGGACCCAGAACCCTCCTCTGAGGCACCACACCATACCCCAGTGATCCTTGCCCCTCTGGAAGTCCTGCCTGCTGTCTAACTTCAATCCTCAGCCTGACTCCCACCTTTCCCTTCTGCTTCTCAAGTTTCTCACCTTGGTCACTGGAGTTGTCCCCACTCTGGGAGGCCAGGCCCCCGCTGGATGGACCTGGGGTCCCCAAATGTACAGACCCGCTGTCTTCATGGTCTCTAATCCATGCAGTATTCTGGAAAATAGGAGTTGGAAGTCAGTGTCAAACCTTGGGATGCAATATGCAACAGCGACTAAGACCATGGGCTCTGGAGCTAGGACTCCTGAGTGTGAAGCCTCTCTCTCTGACTGTCTCTTTGCTGTCTCTTtgctgaccttgggcaagtcacttcacctctctgtgcctcaactgGAAAAACGGAAAGCAATAACCGTCCAGCCCACCCCCTCCCAGAGTATGGTAAGGATTCAATGAGTTAATTTACGTAAAGGCACATAGCAACCGTTCAGTAAAGATGAGCCTGTACAGATCTCCCAAACCTTATCTGAAATCCTTGGAAACTAGCACTGTTGCAAAATTCAAAACTTTTCACATCTTTCAGCAGTAAAACCAGTGCACATTGCTGTGTATTTCCTAACACCCACAGCAGGGTATGGGGCGTAACCTCGTCATCAAACTCATTAACATTTCTGCAGCAAAATGGATGAATATTTAACTAAGTGGAATAAATAAAGGCTATAAATAGCCTCTCATTAGTTCAGGTCAGATTTTGCTGCCAAATGAGTTTGAACCAAActtaaatggggaaaaaacaacCCACCAACATTGAGTTTTCAGagatttggggggctccaaattacAAATCAGAGAGTCCAgggccatattttctttatccaaacTCCTACACGTTCTGAGGAATTTGACGATGCATTGAATTCACCTCTGTCCCAGCTTTGTGTCCCAGGAGGCCTACCAACCCATATAGATACATCAAGAAGCATCGAGACTTTGTCGTTCAATTGTTGGGAGGCAGCTTGGGTGAAAATGGGGGTGGAAACAGCCACAGGCGGTTGTTGAGCCCCAGGGTGATCCCTTCTCCTGCTGAATGTCCTAGACCCTGCCCACTGCTTTGTAATCAGTCCCCCAGCCCTGCAAATAACCCAGAGTGGATGTATCATCTGTGTTCTGCCAGGGCTCAGTCTGAAACACTTGGTAGCGTAGAGAAGTTTCCTCTGGGCTCAGAACATCTGTGCAGAATTGAGAGTGTGTGGGCCTTGGGGATGGGTTGTGTGCAGGCTGTAGGATCATCAGGTCTGAAGGCTTTTGAACATTGTTGAAACTGTCACCCTCCCCTTCTGGCGCTGGATCCATTCGGATGCTGTGGGTACAtgcgtgttaagtcgcttcagtcatgtccgactactTGTGACccttatggactgcagtccaccaggctcatcttgtatatgggattctccaggcaagaacactggtgtgggttgccatgcccgacctaggaatcgaacccgtgtctcttatatctcctgcatgggcaggcgggtaGTGGACCTGATGCTGTCCTGAGTCTGCCGTGCGGCATGTAAGTGTGAACGTGATTATGTCCCTGCCCATCATGGCAAGGGCGTCGCTGGAGAGGAGGGGTCTGTGATGTGGTTGTCACCTGGGTGGAGCTGAGATATGTAGAGGTGTTTGAGCATGGTTGTGTCACTCTCAGAACTGGCCAAGTGGCTGTATCTGACAAGGGCAAGGCTACGTTTAGTTTTCTAAGCTTGTGGCTTTAGTTCGAAGGGCCGGTAGTGTGTGTGGTTATCCTGATTCCTGCATGAGCTGCCAGGCGACTCCATGATTCTCTGTGTGTGGAGGGAGGTGTCATGGCCATGGGAGTGTGTTGGTGGCTGAGTGTCGATATGGAATATGACTGTGCCTCCGAGGGAGTGGCAACGGATCAGCACATGCACAGGGTGTGCCACTGAGAAGATGTGTATTATGGGTtgttgagcttcccttgtggctcagctggtaaagaatctacctgcaatgcaggagacgtaagagatgtgggcttgatccctgggtcgagaagagcccctggagaagggaaaggctacacactccagtattcttgcctggagaatcccatggacagaggagcctggtgggctacagtccacaggatcgcaaagagtcggacacaactgaagcgacttagaacacACACTCATGGGCAGAGGCTCACCTGTGACTTCTGTCTGCACATGCTCAAGTCTATGCAATTGTGGTGCAGCTGTGCGCCTGTATCTGGGGGCGGGTGTCGTGTTGTATAATTGTTGAGTGTGTCGATAGCGTGACTGCCTTGTGGGTGTGGGCCTCCTCGGGATCTGCATGGCTGTTGTATGATTATTACCTGGGTGCTCAAGTCTATGAAACTGTCATCTGATAGCATCTGAGACTGAATGGATCTGGAGCCACGTGGTCATTGACTGGCAAGGTGTGTGTCCACGCCAGCTGAAGTCTGATTGTTAGGGGATTGGGGTaacacgtgtgtgcatgtgcgcaGGCACTGTCGTTGCTCTGGGTCTAAGTGTGACTGCAGCTGAGTTTGTATGACAGGAGCTGAGGCCATTTGGGTGGCTATTTTGTGCCTGGGGTCTGTGCAccatgcgcacgcacacacacttacTCTAGAACGGCAGTGTCTCGGTCAGGCTGTGAGATCTATGACCCTGTTATGCCGCTGGGCTGTGTGTGTTTAAGAGTGCAGTGCATGTTATCACCTGGCTGTGAGTGTACTGGTTTGTGTGGCTGTGTGTGAACCTGTGTGGGTGTAGCCCAGTTCACAGCAGGTATCTGCAGCTGTTGGGGTGTATGTGCGTGCTTCCGTCCAGCTGTACCGCAGTCTGTACAGCTGTGGCATAGTCGGTGCGTGTTCCATGGTCAGGCTGTGACTGGCTGTGCCTGCCTGAGGCTCTGTCATAGTGTGCATGACCCACCCCCAGCTCTCTGGGCATGCCTTTGGTGGCAGGGCGGTGCCTGCTGCCCCATGCCGAGCCCACCTGGTCTgggaggctggggcaggaggCCGGGTAGTCGTCGAGGTCTTCTCTGCAGCTGCTGTCCCGATCCTCGATGACCAGGTCGATGGGCATCTTCCCCTTGAGGCAGGTGATGTAGCGGTGACAGAAGTTGTCGCACAGGTCGTGGACCTGAGGGGGCACCGGGGTACTGGGGGGGCCACCCGGGGGCCAGGCCTGGGGTgcacaggggtgggggtggccttCTGCTCCAACTCTGGTAGGGAGAGAGCCTGAaggaggggtggagggggcaagaaggggagggatggggggcaaggGAGGCTGTGCGGGGAAGTAAGAAGCACTTACCTTCTCCAGCTCCAATAGGTGGAAGCGGAGCACTTGAATGGCCTGTATCATCTGGAAACAGACAGAggaggggggagagggagggaagaagggagggagacagagagaaggaggaagaggaggaggtgaaaaaaagaaggcaaggaggaggaggaggaagaacagaggcagagaaacagaaaaagtgcATGGGATGACAAAGAGAGCAAAAACCAGtcgacagaggcagagagaaattGGCAACAGAGACGGAGACCCAGGATTAAGGAAAAGGCAGTGTGAGATTGAGATCAGACATAAAAAAAGAGAGGCAAGAGGCgcaagagacagaagaggacTCATCGCAAGAGGGGTGAGCTAAGGTCAGCTCTAATAAAAACACCGTATCCTTTGCCTGCGTGGCCTCTGCTCTAGGTCTCACCCTTCACctgaaaactacatttcccagagcCCTTTGCCAAAGGGTTCAGCCAATAGGAAGCCCTGCTGGGAGCTGGACCAGGAAAGGAAGGGACAAGCTGGGGTACTTatgcctctctctgcctctcctctcctctcttctttctctcccttctctctcctctcctctctcccttgcAGCCAAGtggtttcatttatttaggtGTGGACTCTGTTCTGCTGACTGATAGAACTAGCTAACTTAATGAGTCCTCAGTCTGTGCCAAGCATTGACTCAGTATATACCcacaatggggcttcccaggtggtgctagtggtaaagaaccctcctgccaatgcaggagatgtaagagacgtgggtttgatctctgggtcaggaagatcccctggaggaggaaatcctacccactccagtattcttgcctggagagtcccatggacagagaggagcctggcagactccagtccatagggtcgcaaagagttagacacgacttaagcgacttagcaggcacatacTCACAATAGCCTTACACGATAGAAAGTATTACTAGCtacactttgcagatgaggaaaaaggGCCCAAGGAGGTAGACCTGCTTGCCCTGGATCTAAGAACTAGTAAGTGTagttgggatttgaactcaggccaTCGAATCCCTGTTCACAAACTCTAAGCTACACTACACTGCActgcaaatggcaaaaattaTCACTATTTGAGGATGTGGGTCAGGTGGTCTCCTCTCTGCTCCCACAATCAACCCCAGGGCTATGGAGGGTGGAACAGGAGACCCCCTTGGAGGAGGGGGTGTTGGGGAGGGCCCAGGTCTCACCAGATTGTCCAGCTCTGGGTTGGAGGAGAAGAGGGGCCTCTCGGAGCGGacctgagagaaagagagaggcagaggagggCACATCCCATCTCCTGCCCATGCCCCCCGCCACTTCACTGGCTCTCCTGGGACACCGCGGATGGTGGGTGCCCACCTGCTTGGCAAAGGCTGCAATGTCTTCGTTGAAGGAATCGGAGGAGCAGACGTCACCGCCCGGGGGTGTGCCCAGCCCAGTCCCAGCCCCATCACGGGGAGAACATGTGGCCAATTCACATTTCTCAAAGACCAGGGCTAGCAGCGGGAAGAGCGGGTGGCTGGGGGAAGCAGGAGGAGAGACGGTTCATGAggggtgggcgggggtggggtggggctgggaggtaTGGTGCAACCAGGAGGtggacaggaaacccagaggaaaGAGGTGGAGAGACAGACGCAGAAGGAGAGAAACATATccagagagacaaagaaacagGGTTGGGGGGCGCATCCCGAGAGCCCTCAGCCTTGTCCCACTCACCCATAGATCTCATCTTTCTCCCTTCTCAGGCCGTCACTGTCCAAGCCCGGGGGCTGGGGAGGCCGGTGGGGGCCATAGGGCCCGGGGGCTCTCGGTGCCGAGGACACTGCCTCCGAGAAGCCAGCCAGGGCTGCGGTGCTGTCCACGATGCCGGGGTAGTGGGGCAGCTCATCGTACTGggggggaggtgagaggggaaGCCCCAGGGAGGTGTCGACACAACAAGAAACCTCCCTACCTTCTCACCCAGGAGATGCCCCCGCCCTGCCCAGCCACCTGCCCTCCTGTCTGCATAGAGCTGTCTGGGTGGGACCGAAGGCCCCATCCTCAAGTTTTCACTTGGACCCATGGACTGTGAGAAATGTCCCATCAGAGATTCCCGATGTATGGGCAGGAGGGTCCAAGGGAGAGAGACTGACCCAGGTCTCAGATCTGAGGGTCAGGGCGTCAGGGATTGGCTGGTTGGTAACTGTCAGCTTCTCCCAGagtgaggaggggagagagattcagagagaaggggagagaagagagagactgggagggaaatgagagagagagagagaaagcttagagggagggagagagacagagagagaaatgttGGGAGAGGGTAACAAAAaaggcaaagagagaaagagacaagagATAAGGAGAGATGCAGAGACAGAGGAAAGagtagagagggagagagatacagagagaagatACAGGATAAACAGGCAAAGGGAGATGGGGACCgagaggcagaggaggggagagaggggaggggagagagaggagcagGAGGGAGAGATTGATTTTTGCTCATGGACACTGCCTATCAAAGCGGTGCATCGTTTGTACACAAATGTA
This genomic interval carries:
- the MEIS3 gene encoding homeobox protein Meis3 isoform X3, whose amino-acid sequence is MARRYDELPHYPGIVDSTAALAGFSEAVSSAPRAPGPYGPHRPPQPPGLDSDGLRREKDEIYGHPLFPLLALVFEKCELATCSPRDGAGTGLGTPPGGDVCSSDSFNEDIAAFAKQVRSERPLFSSNPELDNLMIQAIQVLRFHLLELEKGKMPIDLVIEDRDSSCREDLDDYPASCPSLPDQNTAWIRDHEDSGSVHLGTPGPSSGGLASQSGDNSSDQGDGLDTSVASPSSGGEDEELDQERRRNKKRGIFPKVATNIMRAWLFQHLSHPYPSEEQKKQLAQDTGLTILQVNNWFINARRRIVQPMIDQSNRTGQGAAFSPEGQSMAGYTETQSHVTVRPPGSMGMSLNLEGEWHYL
- the MEIS3 gene encoding homeobox protein Meis3 isoform X2, coding for MARRYDELPHYPGIVDSTAALAGFSEAVSSAPRAPGPYGPHRPPQPPGLDSDGLRREKDEIYGHPLFPLLALVFEKCELATCSPRDGAGTGLGTPPGGDVCSSDSFNEDIAAFAKQVRSERPLFSSNPELDNLMIQAIQVLRFHLLELEKVHDLCDNFCHRYITCLKGKMPIDLVIEDRDSSCREDLDDYPASCPSLPDQNTAWIRDHEDSGSVHLGTPGPSSGGLASQSGDNSSDQGDGLDTSVASPSSGGEDEELDQERRRNKKRGIFPKVATNIMRAWLFQHLSHPYPSEEQKKQLAQDTGLTILQVNNWFINARRRIVQPMIDQSNRTGQGAAFSPEGQSMAGYTETQSHVTVRPPGSMGMSLNLEGEWHYL
- the MEIS3 gene encoding homeobox protein Meis3 isoform X1 → MARRYDELPHYPGIVDSTAALAGFSEAVSSAPRAPGPYGPHRPPQPPGLDSDGLRREKDEIYGHPLFPLLALVFEKCELATCSPRDGAGTGLGTPPGGDVCSSDSFNEDIAAFAKQVRSERPLFSSNPELDNLMIQAIQVLRFHLLELEKVSASYFPAQPPLPPIPPLLAPSTPPSGSLPTRVGAEGHPHPCAPQAWPPGGPPSTPVPPQVHDLCDNFCHRYITCLKGKMPIDLVIEDRDSSCREDLDDYPASCPSLPDQNTAWIRDHEDSGSVHLGTPGPSSGGLASQSGDNSSDQGDGLDTSVASPSSGGEDEELDQERRRNKKRGIFPKVATNIMRAWLFQHLSHPYPSEEQKKQLAQDTGLTILQVNNWFINARRRIVQPMIDQSNRTGQGAAFSPEGQSMAGYTETQSHVTVRPPGSMGMSLNLEGEWHYL